Proteins encoded together in one Chryseobacterium sp. G0201 window:
- the metH gene encoding methionine synthase, whose amino-acid sequence MKYLRLSGLEPLIITPESNFINVGERTNVAGSKKFLRLIKEEKFSEALDIARHQVEGGAQILDVNFDDGLIDGKASMIKFLNLVGSEPDISRIPIMIDSSKWEILEAGLQVVQGKSVVNSISLKGGKEEFVKQAKAIKRYGAAVIVMAFDEDGQADTYDRRLEITKRSYDILVDEVKFPAEDIIFDLNIFPVATGMDEHRRNAIDFIEATRWVRQNLPYASVSGGVSNVSFSFRGNDTVREAMHSVFLYHAIQAGMNIGIVNPAMLEVYDEINKELLGLVEDVILDKREDATERLLDYSEKNKSVKKEVVEELEWRTRPLQERITHSLVKGIDRFIEEDVEEARLQSAKPLHVIEVNLMTGMGVVGDLFGSGKMFLPQVVKSARVMKKAVAYLQPFIEAEKDGERPANGKILMATVKGDVHDIGKNIVSVVLGCNNYEIVDLGVMVPAEKIIQAAIEHNVDVIGLSGLITPSLDEMVYIASELERQNLNFPLLIGGATTSKAHTAVKIDLKYKNAVVHVNDASRAVNVVSSLLGDRNKEYVSDLKNDYSDFREKFLNRQIDKEYVSIEDARKDKFKIDWENEEIFTPNNLGIQVFEGQDLNELVPFIDWSPFFRSWDLHGKYPNIFDDEVVGEQAKELFKDAQVILKKILNEKSLTAKAIFGIFKANSTEDDDILIFDENGQQQSKFITLRQQLQKSKGKEYLALSDFIAPQSSGKTDYVGAFCVTTGFGTDELSDEYEKANDDYNAIMVKALADRFAEAYAEFLHKKVRTEYWGYANQENLSNDDLIAEKYKGVRPAPGYPACPDHLEKHAIWDLLKVEENIGVYLTESLAMFPTAAVSGYYFGSPHAKYFGLGKITEDQLKDYSKRKGISLQEARKWLSPNLAD is encoded by the coding sequence ATGAAATATTTAAGACTATCAGGCCTAGAGCCTTTGATTATAACGCCGGAAAGTAATTTCATCAATGTTGGTGAAAGAACGAATGTTGCCGGTTCAAAAAAGTTTTTAAGATTAATTAAAGAAGAGAAATTTTCTGAAGCTTTGGATATTGCCCGTCATCAGGTTGAAGGTGGTGCGCAGATCCTTGACGTTAATTTTGATGACGGATTGATCGATGGAAAAGCTTCCATGATAAAATTCCTGAACTTAGTAGGTTCAGAACCTGATATTTCCAGAATCCCGATTATGATCGACTCATCAAAATGGGAGATCTTGGAAGCCGGATTGCAGGTTGTTCAAGGAAAATCTGTAGTAAATTCTATCAGTTTAAAAGGAGGTAAAGAGGAGTTTGTCAAACAGGCTAAAGCAATCAAAAGATACGGTGCAGCGGTTATTGTCATGGCATTTGATGAAGACGGACAAGCTGATACCTACGATCGCAGACTTGAAATCACAAAAAGATCGTATGATATTTTAGTTGATGAAGTGAAGTTTCCGGCTGAGGATATTATTTTTGATTTAAATATTTTCCCTGTTGCAACGGGAATGGACGAACATAGAAGAAATGCAATCGACTTCATCGAAGCAACAAGATGGGTTCGTCAAAACCTTCCATATGCGTCTGTAAGCGGAGGTGTAAGCAATGTTTCGTTCTCGTTCCGCGGAAATGATACAGTGAGAGAAGCAATGCACTCGGTTTTCCTTTATCATGCGATTCAGGCGGGAATGAATATCGGAATTGTAAACCCTGCAATGTTGGAGGTTTATGATGAAATTAATAAAGAATTATTAGGTCTTGTAGAAGACGTAATTCTCGATAAAAGAGAAGACGCAACAGAAAGGTTGTTGGATTATTCTGAAAAGAATAAATCTGTCAAAAAAGAAGTTGTTGAAGAACTAGAATGGCGTACCAGACCTTTGCAGGAAAGGATTACGCATTCTTTAGTAAAAGGAATCGACCGTTTTATTGAAGAAGATGTAGAAGAAGCAAGGTTACAATCTGCCAAGCCTTTGCATGTTATTGAAGTTAATTTAATGACAGGAATGGGCGTTGTCGGTGACTTGTTCGGAAGCGGAAAAATGTTCCTGCCACAAGTTGTAAAATCAGCAAGGGTAATGAAAAAGGCAGTGGCCTATTTACAGCCATTTATTGAAGCTGAAAAAGACGGTGAAAGACCTGCTAACGGTAAAATTTTAATGGCAACGGTAAAAGGAGACGTTCATGATATTGGTAAAAACATCGTGAGCGTTGTGTTGGGCTGTAACAATTACGAAATTGTTGACCTTGGGGTAATGGTTCCTGCCGAAAAGATTATTCAGGCTGCGATTGAACATAATGTTGATGTTATCGGTTTGAGCGGTCTGATCACGCCAAGTTTAGATGAAATGGTGTACATCGCATCAGAATTAGAGCGTCAGAATCTTAATTTTCCTTTATTGATCGGTGGTGCAACGACTTCAAAAGCACATACAGCGGTAAAAATAGATTTAAAATATAAAAATGCAGTTGTTCACGTTAATGATGCTTCAAGAGCGGTAAATGTGGTGAGTTCTTTGTTGGGAGACAGAAATAAAGAATATGTAAGCGATTTAAAGAATGACTATTCAGATTTCCGTGAAAAGTTTCTGAACAGACAGATTGACAAAGAATATGTGTCTATTGAAGATGCAAGAAAAGATAAATTTAAAATCGATTGGGAAAACGAAGAAATTTTCACACCGAATAATTTAGGGATACAGGTTTTTGAAGGTCAGGATTTGAATGAATTGGTTCCGTTTATCGACTGGTCGCCGTTTTTCAGAAGTTGGGATCTTCACGGGAAGTACCCGAATATTTTTGATGATGAGGTAGTAGGAGAGCAGGCTAAAGAATTATTTAAAGATGCTCAGGTTATTTTAAAGAAAATTTTAAATGAAAAATCATTGACAGCTAAAGCGATCTTCGGAATTTTTAAGGCAAATTCAACTGAAGATGATGATATTTTGATCTTTGATGAAAATGGTCAACAGCAATCGAAATTCATCACATTAAGACAACAACTTCAAAAATCCAAAGGGAAAGAATATTTAGCATTAAGCGATTTTATTGCTCCTCAAAGTTCAGGAAAAACTGATTATGTGGGAGCTTTCTGTGTGACAACAGGTTTCGGGACTGATGAATTATCAGATGAATATGAAAAAGCTAATGATGATTATAATGCAATTATGGTAAAAGCTTTGGCAGACCGTTTTGCAGAAGCTTATGCTGAATTTTTACATAAAAAAGTAAGAACAGAATATTGGGGATACGCCAATCAGGAAAATTTAAGTAATGATGACTTAATTGCTGAAAAATATAAAGGAGTTCGTCCCGCACCGGGTTATCCGGCTTGTCCGGACCACTTGGAAAAACATGCCATTTGGGATCTTTTAAAAGTGGAAGAAAATATCGGAGTTTATCTTACAGAAAGCTTAGCAATGTTTCCGACAGCTGCCGTTTCCGGATATTATTTCGGAAGTCCGCATGCAAAATATTTTGGACTCGGAAAAATTACAGAAGACCAGTTGAAAGACTATTCGAAGAGAAAAGGAATTTCTTTACAGGAAGCGAGAAAATGGTTGTCACCTAATTTAGCAGATTAA
- a CDS encoding MGH1-like glycoside hydrolase domain-containing protein produces the protein MSVEKQRLQDKDWKNWGPYVSNRQWGNVREDYSPDGNAWGSTSHDKAESYAYRWAEEGIAGISDPKQLLCFALSFWNKKDKMVKERFFGLSNHQGNHGEDIKEIFYYLDNTPTHSYMKMVYKYPINEFPYDQLISENGRRSKKEPEYEIFDTGIFNNNEYFDIFIEYCKAEHNDILVRVTVANRSQNDAPILVAPTVWFRNNWKWGYNTYKGQLNASSESCIDINHDSISIKKFYSRKSNSNSVFCENETNCPKLYGTLYSGNTYFKDGINDHIIYGSNTVNPEKRGTKASFLIDEMIGAGESKTFDFRLSPNETDEPFNQFDEIFRTRISEADEYYHEIQHDVNSEDEKNVQRQAFAGLLWNKQFYHYNVGKWLKGDPNFEAPRDFNNYVRNTEWNHMHNKDIISMPDKWEYPWYATWDLAFHCVPFAIIDAEFAKNQLLLLTKEWYMHPNGQLPAYEWNLSDVNPPVHAWSCFRVFKIDEKTNGKPDLLFLEKVFQKLLLNFTWWVNRKDKNGKNIFGGGFLGLDNIGAFDRNMELKDGQHLEQADGTSWMAMYALNMMRMAMELAQYYQVYEDMAIKFFEHYLYIAEAMENMGDGKEGLWNEEDGFFYDVLQLGNGESATLRLRSIVGLIPLFAVEVIDHHLLDKMPNFTTRMEWILKNKPELTKLVSHWEEEGHGRKHLMSILRKNRLSKVLTRMLDEKEFLSSYGIRAMSKVYEENPFVFSVHGRENRVYYTPAESDSRMFGGNSNWRGPIWFPINFLIVESLQRFHFYYGNSLKVELPTGSGDKRNLDEVAQNISGRLCSIFLKDENGERAFNGGNATFNHDENFKNYITFFEYFHGDNGRGVGASHQTGWTATVAKLMKPRMTI, from the coding sequence ATGAGTGTTGAAAAACAAAGATTACAAGATAAAGACTGGAAAAACTGGGGACCTTATGTAAGTAACCGACAATGGGGAAATGTGCGTGAAGACTACAGTCCGGACGGCAATGCGTGGGGATCTACAAGTCATGACAAAGCCGAAAGCTATGCTTACAGATGGGCAGAAGAAGGCATCGCAGGAATCTCTGATCCGAAGCAGCTTTTATGTTTTGCGCTTTCTTTCTGGAACAAAAAAGATAAGATGGTAAAAGAGCGATTTTTCGGGTTGAGCAATCATCAGGGAAATCATGGTGAAGATATTAAAGAAATCTTTTATTATTTAGACAACACCCCTACTCACAGTTACATGAAGATGGTATATAAATATCCCATCAACGAGTTTCCTTATGATCAATTAATTTCCGAAAATGGGAGACGAAGCAAAAAAGAACCTGAATACGAGATTTTTGATACCGGAATCTTTAATAACAATGAATATTTTGATATTTTCATTGAATATTGTAAAGCTGAACATAATGATATTTTAGTAAGGGTAACGGTAGCCAACAGAAGTCAGAATGATGCGCCTATATTGGTTGCTCCGACCGTCTGGTTCAGAAACAACTGGAAATGGGGCTACAATACTTACAAAGGTCAGCTAAATGCTTCTTCGGAAAGCTGTATCGATATTAATCATGACAGTATTTCTATTAAAAAATTCTATTCCAGAAAGAGTAATTCAAATAGCGTTTTTTGTGAAAATGAGACGAATTGTCCCAAATTATACGGAACACTTTATTCCGGAAACACCTATTTTAAAGACGGAATTAATGATCATATCATTTATGGAAGTAATACTGTAAATCCAGAAAAAAGAGGTACAAAAGCTTCTTTTTTAATTGATGAAATGATTGGAGCCGGAGAATCAAAAACTTTTGATTTCAGACTTTCTCCGAATGAAACTGATGAACCATTTAATCAATTTGATGAAATTTTTAGAACAAGAATTTCCGAAGCTGATGAATATTATCATGAAATTCAGCATGATGTAAACAGTGAAGACGAAAAAAATGTACAAAGACAAGCTTTCGCAGGATTACTTTGGAACAAACAATTTTATCATTATAATGTTGGAAAATGGTTAAAAGGTGATCCTAATTTTGAGGCTCCAAGAGATTTCAATAATTATGTAAGAAATACGGAGTGGAATCACATGCATAACAAAGACATTATTTCCATGCCTGATAAGTGGGAATATCCTTGGTATGCAACTTGGGATCTGGCTTTCCACTGTGTTCCTTTTGCCATCATTGATGCTGAATTTGCCAAAAACCAGCTTCTTTTATTGACCAAAGAATGGTACATGCATCCGAACGGACAACTTCCGGCTTACGAATGGAACTTGAGTGATGTAAATCCGCCAGTTCATGCCTGGTCGTGCTTCCGTGTTTTTAAAATCGATGAAAAAACAAATGGAAAACCTGATCTTTTATTTTTAGAAAAAGTTTTTCAAAAACTGCTTCTAAATTTTACTTGGTGGGTTAACAGAAAAGACAAAAACGGAAAAAATATCTTTGGTGGAGGATTCTTAGGACTCGATAATATCGGAGCTTTTGACCGAAATATGGAATTGAAAGACGGTCAGCATCTCGAACAAGCCGACGGAACAAGCTGGATGGCAATGTACGCTCTGAATATGATGAGAATGGCAATGGAACTTGCTCAATATTATCAGGTTTACGAAGATATGGCGATCAAATTCTTTGAACATTATCTTTACATTGCTGAAGCCATGGAAAACATGGGTGACGGAAAAGAAGGTCTATGGAACGAAGAAGACGGATTTTTCTATGACGTGCTTCAACTAGGAAACGGTGAAAGTGCTACTTTACGTTTAAGGAGTATTGTCGGGCTAATTCCTTTGTTTGCTGTGGAAGTTATTGATCATCATTTGCTTGATAAGATGCCAAACTTTACGACAAGAATGGAATGGATCTTAAAAAACAAACCGGAATTAACAAAACTTGTGTCTCATTGGGAAGAGGAAGGTCACGGAAGAAAGCATTTGATGAGTATTCTGCGTAAAAACAGATTGTCGAAAGTTCTGACAAGAATGCTTGATGAAAAAGAATTTTTAAGCTCGTACGGAATCAGGGCAATGTCTAAAGTATATGAAGAAAACCCGTTTGTGTTTTCTGTACATGGTAGAGAAAATAGGGTCTATTATACTCCCGCAGAAAGTGACAGCAGAATGTTTGGAGGAAACAGCAACTGGAGAGGTCCAATTTGGTTTCCTATCAATTTTCTGATCGTGGAAAGTTTGCAACGCTTCCATTTTTATTACGGAAACAGTTTAAAGGTAGAATTACCAACTGGAAGCGGTGACAAAAGAAATCTTGACGAAGTTGCCCAAAATATCAGCGGCAGGCTTTGCTCTATATTCTTAAAAGATGAAAATGGAGAAAGAGCTTTCAATGGAGGAAATGCGACATTTAATCATGATGAAAATTTTAAAAATTACATCACTTTCTTTGAATATTTCCATGGAGATAATGGTCGCGGAGTTGGCGCATCACATCAAACTGGATGGACTGCCACCGTCGCAAAATTAATGAAACCCAGAATGACGATATAA
- a CDS encoding O-succinylhomoserine sulfhydrylase, whose amino-acid sequence MENENFETFAIRTQTERTQFDEHSTPLYLTSSFIFEDAEDMRASFAEEKPKNLYSRFSNPNVTEFTDKIVKMEGAEAGYAFATGMAAIYSTFATLLNAGDHIVSCQSVFGSTHTLFTKYFPKWNIETTYFKAQDAENVEKYIQPNTKILYLETPTNPAIEVLDLEFFGKIAKKHNLIFIVDNCFATPYLQQPIKYGADVVVHSATKLIDGQGRVLGGVAVGREDLIREIYLFARNTGPAMSPFNAWVLSKSLETLAIRVEKHCENALKVAEFLESHPNVELTKYPFLSSHPSYEVAKKQMKLGGNIVAFEIKGGIEGGRNFLDKIKMCSLSANLGDTRTIVTHPASTTHSKLSDEERNEVGITAGLVRCSVGLENVDDIIADLKQALD is encoded by the coding sequence ATGGAAAACGAAAATTTTGAAACCTTCGCAATAAGAACGCAAACTGAAAGAACCCAGTTTGATGAGCATTCTACGCCATTATATCTTACATCCAGCTTTATTTTTGAGGATGCGGAAGATATGAGAGCAAGTTTTGCCGAAGAAAAGCCAAAGAATTTATACAGCCGATTTTCAAATCCTAATGTAACGGAATTCACAGATAAAATTGTGAAAATGGAAGGCGCAGAAGCAGGATATGCTTTTGCAACAGGAATGGCCGCGATCTATTCAACTTTTGCAACTTTATTGAATGCCGGAGATCACATTGTGAGCTGTCAGTCAGTTTTCGGATCTACTCACACGTTGTTTACAAAATATTTCCCGAAATGGAATATCGAAACAACTTATTTCAAAGCGCAAGATGCAGAAAACGTAGAAAAATATATTCAACCAAATACCAAGATTTTATACCTTGAAACACCTACAAATCCTGCGATTGAAGTATTAGATTTAGAGTTTTTTGGAAAAATAGCAAAAAAGCATAACCTTATTTTTATTGTAGATAATTGTTTTGCAACACCTTATCTTCAACAGCCGATTAAATATGGTGCAGATGTTGTTGTTCATTCAGCAACAAAATTGATCGATGGTCAAGGGCGTGTTTTAGGTGGAGTAGCGGTTGGTAGAGAAGACTTGATTCGTGAAATTTACCTTTTTGCAAGAAATACGGGACCTGCAATGTCGCCTTTCAACGCTTGGGTTCTATCAAAAAGCTTGGAAACATTAGCAATTCGTGTAGAAAAGCACTGCGAAAATGCTTTAAAAGTAGCCGAGTTTTTAGAAAGTCATCCGAATGTAGAATTAACAAAATATCCATTCCTGTCATCTCATCCAAGTTATGAAGTGGCAAAAAAACAGATGAAGTTGGGCGGAAATATCGTTGCATTCGAAATCAAAGGCGGAATTGAAGGCGGAAGAAACTTTTTAGATAAAATAAAAATGTGTTCTCTTTCTGCCAATCTTGGTGATACCAGAACGATTGTTACGCATCCGGCTTCTACCACGCACTCGAAATTATCAGATGAAGAAAGAAATGAAGTAGGAATTACGGCTGGTTTGGTTCGTTGTTCGGTAGGCTTGGAAAATGTAGACGATATCATCGCAGATCTGAAACAGGCATTGGATTAA
- a CDS encoding ACT domain-containing protein, with the protein MKNANEIKFLKNRSIIKFEGEDFLGEIGIDGRIFKALTLARISVGVISQQAIENGLSILVQEADSEKAVNCLIDEFEAERKSGKVSQIYSINNVSVLGFVAEDFNKILAELARNNVFPLLLNQVASEGRVNIVVTSSQDEKAKNIIESEISKKPKTVHLAIIGHGNVGKTLIEQVLQSSEEIRRRKKIDLKVVAVANSRKIAFNKKGFDANWNDEVLTAESPSDVQELIKFSKENQLENLIVVDNTASKDFVHNYHALAENGFDLVSSNKIFNTLPIEEYRKLRYTLNKNNRRYLYETNVGAGLPLIDTIKLLHLSGENITRIKGVFSGTLSYVFNNFSLRNDKFSTIINEALEKGYTEPDPREDLSGNDVARKLLILARELDLINEFDDINVQNLVPESLSSISKPEFLTRLAELDDEYQKIKENQEPGHVLRYVGDLHGDLQKDKGELDVKLISVPATSALGQLKGSDSIFEIYTESYGENPIVIMGAGAGAQVTARGVFGDILRVSETK; encoded by the coding sequence ATGAAAAATGCTAACGAAATAAAATTTTTGAAAAACAGATCAATCATTAAATTTGAAGGAGAGGATTTCTTAGGTGAAATAGGGATTGACGGACGAATTTTTAAAGCGCTTACTTTAGCGCGAATCAGTGTTGGAGTAATTTCTCAACAGGCAATTGAAAACGGATTATCAATTTTGGTTCAGGAAGCTGACTCTGAAAAAGCGGTAAATTGTCTGATTGACGAATTTGAAGCAGAAAGAAAATCAGGGAAAGTTTCTCAGATTTACAGCATAAATAATGTGTCAGTTTTAGGCTTTGTTGCAGAAGATTTCAACAAAATTTTGGCAGAATTAGCTAGAAATAACGTTTTCCCGTTACTTTTAAATCAAGTAGCAAGTGAAGGACGTGTAAATATCGTGGTAACTTCTTCGCAAGATGAAAAAGCGAAAAATATCATCGAATCCGAAATTTCTAAAAAACCAAAAACGGTTCATTTAGCAATTATCGGTCATGGAAATGTGGGAAAAACTTTGATCGAACAGGTTTTACAGTCATCAGAAGAAATCAGAAGACGTAAAAAAATCGATCTTAAAGTTGTTGCAGTTGCCAATTCAAGAAAAATTGCTTTCAACAAGAAAGGTTTTGATGCCAACTGGAATGATGAGGTTTTAACGGCAGAAAGTCCGTCAGATGTTCAGGAATTAATTAAATTCTCGAAAGAAAATCAACTGGAAAACCTGATCGTTGTTGATAATACCGCGAGTAAAGATTTTGTTCATAATTATCATGCTTTAGCAGAAAATGGATTTGACTTGGTCTCTTCCAATAAAATTTTCAACACACTTCCAATCGAAGAATACCGTAAACTAAGATATACGTTGAACAAAAATAACAGACGTTATTTGTATGAAACGAATGTTGGGGCGGGTTTACCATTAATCGATACAATAAAATTATTACACCTTTCAGGAGAAAATATCACAAGAATCAAAGGCGTATTCTCCGGAACATTGAGCTATGTTTTCAATAATTTTTCTTTGAGAAATGATAAATTTTCAACAATCATCAATGAAGCTTTAGAAAAAGGTTATACAGAACCGGATCCAAGAGAAGACTTGTCAGGAAATGATGTTGCTAGAAAATTATTGATTCTGGCTAGAGAACTAGATTTAATAAATGAATTTGACGATATCAATGTTCAAAATTTAGTACCTGAAAGTTTATCATCTATTTCTAAACCGGAATTTCTTACAAGACTTGCAGAATTAGATGATGAATACCAAAAAATAAAGGAAAACCAAGAACCTGGTCATGTATTAAGATATGTTGGAGATTTACATGGAGATCTGCAAAAAGATAAAGGTGAATTGGATGTGAAATTAATTTCTGTTCCCGCAACTTCCGCTTTAGGACAATTAAAAGGTTCAGATTCAATCTTTGAAATTTATACTGAAAGTTATGGTGAAAACCCAATCGTAATCATGGGAGCTGGAGCCGGAGCGCAAGTTACCGCAAGAGGTGTTTTCGGAGATATTTTAAGAGTAAGCGAAACTAAATAA
- a CDS encoding alpha/beta fold hydrolase has protein sequence MKTELNYINLSYQTNSKKEYNIPLSYQLFGKDLFSAPIILVNHALTGNSDVSGEKGWWKKLIGENQVIDTNKYTVLCFNIPGNGYDNFLIDEYEDFTPSDIANIFLKGLEKLNIKNLYAIIGGSLGGGIGWEMLTKNPNLAEIFIPIACDYKTHDWLHAQCLVQKFLLNGNDKPLQKARIHAMLCYRTPQSLNDRFQNKYNQEKQLLESEDWLVYHGNSLNERFSLKSYKLMNHLLMNINAEEIQLEKIQARMHMISVDTDLFFPASEIRMCFEKLKEKKENIFYHEIKSIHGHDAFLMEYEQLNKIIKNIL, from the coding sequence TTGAAAACAGAACTAAACTATATTAATCTTTCGTATCAAACGAATTCCAAAAAGGAATACAATATCCCGTTGAGCTATCAGCTTTTCGGGAAAGACCTGTTTTCAGCACCGATCATTTTAGTTAATCATGCCTTAACCGGAAATTCAGATGTTTCAGGAGAAAAAGGATGGTGGAAAAAATTAATTGGTGAAAATCAGGTTATCGATACAAACAAATATACAGTTCTGTGTTTCAATATTCCCGGAAACGGTTATGATAATTTTTTAATTGATGAATATGAAGATTTCACGCCTTCAGATATTGCCAATATCTTTTTAAAAGGCCTTGAAAAACTTAATATAAAAAACTTGTACGCCATTATTGGAGGTTCTCTAGGAGGTGGAATCGGCTGGGAAATGTTGACAAAAAATCCAAATCTTGCCGAGATCTTCATCCCAATTGCCTGCGATTACAAAACGCACGATTGGCTTCATGCACAATGTCTGGTTCAGAAATTTTTATTAAATGGAAATGATAAACCACTGCAAAAAGCCAGAATTCATGCGATGTTGTGTTACAGAACACCTCAATCTTTAAACGATAGATTTCAAAACAAATATAATCAGGAAAAACAGCTTTTAGAATCGGAAGATTGGCTTGTTTATCACGGAAATTCATTAAACGAAAGATTTAGTTTAAAATCTTATAAACTGATGAATCATCTATTAATGAACATTAACGCAGAAGAAATTCAATTGGAGAAAATCCAGGCGCGAATGCACATGATCTCCGTTGATACAGACTTATTCTTTCCTGCTTCCGAAATCCGAATGTGTTTTGAAAAGCTTAAAGAAAAAAAGGAAAATATTTTCTATCACGAGATCAAATCAATTCATGGGCACGACGCCTTCTTAATGGAATACGAACAATTAAATAAAATCATTAAAAATATTTTATAG
- a CDS encoding homocysteine S-methyltransferase family protein, with protein sequence MKNSEQLYKALSERILVLDGAMGTMLQRYKFEEEDYRGDRFKDYEHPVKGNNDLLSLTQPHAIEEVHKKYLEAGADIIETNTFSGTTIAMADYHMEDLVYELNYESAKIARKACDEFTAQNPDKPRFVAGSIGPTNRTASLSPDVNDPGYRAITFDELRIAYKQQSEALLDGGSDILLVETIFDTLNAKAALFAIDEINEERGIKIPIMVSGTITDASGRTLSGQTAEAFLISVSHLNLLSVGFNCALGANQLTPYLETLAHNSDFFVSAYPNAGLPNAFGKYDETPEFMAEQIREYVEKGLINIIGGCCGTTPDHIKAIADLVDKYEPRKVREIV encoded by the coding sequence ATGAAAAATTCAGAACAATTATATAAAGCATTATCCGAAAGAATCCTTGTGTTAGACGGAGCAATGGGAACAATGCTTCAGCGATATAAATTCGAGGAAGAAGATTACCGTGGCGACCGTTTCAAGGATTATGAGCATCCTGTAAAAGGAAATAATGATCTACTTTCATTAACGCAGCCTCATGCGATCGAGGAAGTTCACAAAAAATATCTGGAAGCAGGAGCAGACATCATCGAAACCAATACTTTTTCAGGAACAACCATTGCGATGGCAGATTACCACATGGAAGATCTGGTGTACGAACTGAATTATGAGTCGGCAAAAATTGCAAGAAAAGCTTGTGATGAATTTACAGCTCAAAATCCTGATAAACCAAGATTTGTAGCGGGTTCGATCGGACCAACGAACAGAACGGCAAGTTTAAGTCCGGATGTAAACGACCCAGGATACAGAGCAATCACTTTTGACGAATTGAGAATTGCCTACAAACAACAGTCTGAAGCTTTACTAGACGGAGGTTCAGATATTTTATTGGTTGAAACTATTTTCGATACGTTAAATGCAAAAGCAGCACTTTTCGCAATTGATGAAATTAATGAAGAAAGAGGAATTAAAATCCCGATCATGGTTTCAGGAACAATTACCGACGCTTCAGGAAGAACATTGAGTGGACAAACCGCAGAAGCATTTTTGATCTCAGTTTCACATTTGAATTTATTGAGTGTTGGTTTTAACTGTGCTTTGGGAGCCAATCAATTAACTCCCTATTTGGAAACGTTGGCACATAATTCAGATTTCTTTGTTTCAGCTTATCCTAATGCAGGTCTTCCTAACGCGTTCGGAAAATATGATGAAACACCAGAATTTATGGCAGAACAAATCAGAGAATATGTAGAAAAAGGACTCATCAATATTATCGGAGGTTGCTGTGGAACAACGCCAGATCATATCAAAGCAATTGCAGATTTGGTTGATAAATATGAGCCGAGAAAAGTGAGAGAAATTGTATAA